Within Cucumis melo cultivar AY chromosome 4, USDA_Cmelo_AY_1.0, whole genome shotgun sequence, the genomic segment GTGAAACCATAGCTCTCTTTCTTATCCTTTCATTTTCCCGAAACGTggttttaatttatatatatatagacacacacacacacacacatataggGAGCGGGAAAAAGGGTAATGAAAACCCCTATTCCTTCATCCCTTCTTCCAAAATTTAAAACCATCTTTTATTTTAGGTCAGATCCACCTCTGAATGAAGATTCCCATATTTTGAAAAGCCATTGTGAAAGCAAATAAAGAGAAATTTTTGCATTCACATTCTCGTTTTTAACTAATAAATGGGGCTAAGACCAACCGTATTTCAAATGCAATAGACAAATTATGAAAAGGCTCTTACCAATCCATGATGCACACACTGCAGATCCAGCAATCACCAGATCTGCCTTCATGGCTGTTTTAAAGCTGAGGTCAGCTTTGTCATCAAGCACTTTGATCCGCCTTCTTGAAAGCTCTGACATTAAGCCACCCTTCTTGCTAAGAGCTACAGCCGAAACTGAGGCCCCACAACTCAAGAGCTCTGTTGCTAACTCCATCATTGAAATAGGTGCTCCCGTCATTGACAGCTCATGGAATATCAACACAAATCTTCTAGACCAAACAAGACACGCAAAATCCCCTTTCCTATCACAGGTGCCAGAACGCTTCTCAGGACTCCACTCCAAAATCCTATCCTCTGTTGAACCAAATGGGCCAACGAGCATTCCATAAGAAGAATTTTTCAAAGGAATTTCAGGCTCCTGCTCTTCAATGTCATGATTTGTGACTTCTGCAGGAATTTTCCCCTTGTTACGCACTTTATCACGCTTTGATCTCTTACTTCTTTTCCTTGGTTTTGGTTTCTTAGAAGCAGAAACACCATTTCCCTTTCTAGCCAAAACCACATTTACCACTCCTCCATCACTCCTATTATTCTCACCGGATCTATTTTCAACAACTAAGTGATTGCTAGTTGAAATCAGACTGTCGGACTGATTCTGTTCAGTCTTCTGATTACTTTGTTGACCGCCAAATCCCAAAAACTCGTCCTTATTATCTCCATGAGCCCACCTTGATTGAACATAAAACCCAAGATAAGCCCACAAAGTAATCAGCAATAGCCAAAACAAGACTTTATTATTTCGAATCCAATGCAAACCAAAACCAGTACTCCTAGCTTCTCTTCTTGGTGTTCGACTTGAATGTAATCTCCTAAATGAAGGGGAACCTCTAGGCGTTGATTTTCCAGATAATGAAGGCTTAAAACTGCCACTAGGCCTTAAAGAAGATGGCTTGACTACATTTCCAAGAAAATCTCCTCTGTTGTTCCCTTCCATTTGTTACTTCAATTTTCTACATTACCAAGTATCATTGCGCTTTAGAACCTTGGACCACTCACGAACAGCCAAATGCCGTAAGCAAGATCCTTTGCAGCAGTTTAGTATAGAATTCtacacaaaataaaaacaagaagATGATCAGTCTCACTTGAATACAAAACTACAGAAAACTGAATACCATATTGGCGCTATTAACTGCTaaaggaaaatgaaaggaaaaatgcATTCACAAGTTCTCAAACAAGGGTCGTTAAATAGAAAAAAGGCTTTCTCAACCCACCCACTTCTCTTTCCTGATAAAAAAATGTTCAAGAattaaaaagggaaaaaacccCATCTACACAATTAGTAAGgaaagtaaaaaataaattacaattcaCCTGAATTACAAGTTTTCTGAAGGCATCAGAAACAAAGAACCATAACTAAAAGGTCATTTCTTTACCTAAGGTAAGCAAGAAGCATGCAATAAACAGAAATGTAATATTTCCTAATCAAACTACAAAATACATTAACCAAACATCCCCCAATCAACCCCAATCACTAAGGATCAACCGCAAACTCTTTGGAGCTACTTCACAGCAACttggaaaacaaaaaattttCACATCAAGGCATGAAATcgaggaagaaaagaagcaAAATTAAGGAAATGAAAAGGGTATAATTTGAATTAAGTAAGATTATTACATGGATCTTGTTGAGTGGAAGTAGAATCAAGATCTGAGCTCCGAGATTGTTGAATGGGGGGATTGGAAGGTGAAGGAAAGTAGAAGAAGAGTGAGAAATGGGTGTGATGTAGTTCTTGAAGAGAATTGGATGAGAGAGAATGAGAggttttagagagagagagagcgaTGGAGGAAATCTGGAGAGTGAGCAGTAGCAAAGCTGAGAAGAAAAAGGTATGAAAAGGAATGAAGTGGGAATATGAAAATTCAACGAGAAACGATCACACGTGCGACAAATTGGCGCGTGAAACTTCTTtgtaatttattattaatttattttatttgatctaTACTTTGATGTAAACTTGTAGACTtcacttttcattttttattatgtTGGTTTTGTTTGGATTTTGTGGTACAAAAATGGGTATTATATGGTTTCCTGAGTTTCATCCCCTACCCTACACACTCAACTTTCACCCCTCCGATTAATagttctttatatatataaaaaaaaaaaaaaaaaaaaaaaaaaaaaaaaaaaacatttttatcTTAAAGAGAAAGGTCCTACCGGGAGTCGAACCCAGGTCGCTGGATTCAAAGTCCAGAGTGCTAACCACTACACCATAGAACCAATTGGTTTTTAACGACatcactaaaatatttataactatgttttaccttttttttaatcttaCGTTCATTCGTTGTTCactgttttattttccatctacatttaatttgataaatatatttttagatTAAGTATGactgacaattttatttttcatgtaTAAAAGTAGTACAATTTTTTTGAACTTGATTATGTGTATATTTATATAACAGAGGGGTAGAGTTAATAAATCTGAAATCAATATGTTAGAATTAGTGAGTTTGTATTTAAGGTGTAGAGTTGTCAAATTGAGTTATTTACAGATCATTATGAAAAAtagatgaaaaaaataaaataaaattattgattaAATGTGAAAATTCGAGTAAAAGGTAGATTGAGTTCTTAGTAAATCAATAAATGTGAAAAGCATAAAACAAAGAAAGATAGAATTAATTGGTGAACCAATTCAATATTATTAAGTTAGTGAACCATACGACATGGTgtgtaaaatgaaaaattaggACGAGCAATTTATACTTTTGGTATACATACTTGTACATTGTACTCTTATATTatgttcttttaaaaaatttatctttttgtattgaaaaatcatttagatggAAAAACGGTTGAAAGaagttacaaatataataaaattttgatgaaCTTTTATATGTTTCAAAGTACTCAATTGCTTGGTAGATGACACCAATTTTGCATTTTGAATTACCACACCACCAACTACTACTCATTTGTGTACATGCCTATAAGTGTTTTGTTGAACTTTAGTAGTGAAAATTGATATTAATTCAAGCACTATAAAATTAATTAGAGGGAGAATAACATCCAAAATTCCATATTAATATTACATAGACAAATGTGAGAAACGTAGACGAGTATTATCCATCAACTCATAATTtacaaagatatatatatatctatataggAGAGGAAAATAATAGTATAGTAATCAATTTGTAAAAACAGCTTGGTAAATACATGTAATATAAAGTGATTGTAAAAAGGTACACACTTTGGAGTCAAATGAACATATCACCAACAGTAAAACAATAAAATCCGAAGAAAAGACGAGCAAACAAACAAAGGAATGTAGagtttttggtttttggttttcGGGTAGAGAAAATTGCATCAGTAGAATTCTCATTTCAATAAAATGTTGGGTGCAAAATGTATACAACAAAACTTCACATAGAAAAGTAAGAAACTTCTTCAGTGCCGATGATGCACAAAGACAATCCCTAAAAGAACAAGGCCATAGGATGATGATAATGAATTTGTATTAAACTAACATGATTTAAGGCCACATCTAAATCACAATAACATATGATGTAGTTTGCAAAGAATCTCAAGGGCTTTTCGGACGCTGTTTCCCAACctgataaaagaaaatttatgtGTCCTCCAATGCCGTTTATCATGGAGCCAAAGCTCCCCCTCTTCATGCtaaatatttcttttctctcaTCTCAAGTTAAGTTTTTCCATGCAGCAGCCAGGAACCAATCATCTTGCACGACGACCTCTACTTATGTGCCGTAATCACTGCAATCAAGAGAGTGACCTACAGAAGTTATAAACCAAAACGAATACAATAATTCTTCATTAGCTTGGGTGTGTTTGTGTTTGCGTGTGCGTGTCTCTATGGTTGGCAAACATATAGGTCATTGAAATGAAGATCTAAAATGGCATTTTGGGATCAACTAATCACCAGAGACAAAATTGGATTTCGCACTCGCCCAACCAATTGCTTTTAGGCTGATGGGGTATTCTTACCCCACTCTTCATCAGCCTCACTACCATTAACAAGAACTGCACCATCCGTTGAATCCGCATCAACCACAATACCCTCGCCCTCCTCTTGGCTCTCATCACCATTGTTTTCTTCTATAtgcttctcttcctcttctcctCCATTCTGTTCGGCATCCTGTCATAAAAAACAGTTGAAAGGATAAAGAGAGGGAGGGAGAAAGTGATAACTATTAACAGCATAATATATAATGCTTGATTCTCTACCACAGAGTTGAACAGGAATGAGAGTTGATTTgggataaaattaaataaatatggAACTCAAAATTTTGTAAAAGAGATGTCTCTTCTAAGTTCTGTACATATTCGAATTTGCATTCATTGGGTATAGATGAAAACCTCCTGGCACTTGGAATAGACACTTCTAAGTTTCTAACTATGCTCTTCGTATCAACAGGTTTGTGGCTAAGATTCAAATCCTAAGGTAACAAAACCAAAAATAGGATCTACAGCTGAGATCTTAACCATCATGGTTTCGCTTAGTGGTAAAAAGAGACCATGGCTCATACCTCATGATCAATGTCTCCATTTTCAAGATGCCCTTCAATTTCCATACTTCTAAACGCCTCCACAAGTGTCGTGTATGGCTTATCAACAAGATTACCATACTTCTCTGCAGGGGGAAAAACTCCCCTGAAAAACACATCCAAAGAAAAAAGAGAccatttattatatttatagtaGAAGTCAGGTATCAGCAAATTATATAAGGGCACCAAAACAGAAAAACCTTGTAATCCAAAACTTAGAAAGAATTATAAATTCTCTTTTGTTTAGCACATGCATTTGTGCACTTCCGTTGGCAGGTGCACATAATGATGTGAAAAACAAATGCAACCCTAAACAGAAGAAAACAAACTTTTACCTGTCTTGTGCAGCTCTAGATTCAACAGAAAGTGCAACTTGCCAATCATCAAACAAATTAGGATACTCCTCTGGATCAGCCAATGACTCAGCAGCCTTAGGGTTAACCTGAGTTACGGTCAATGTTTATCAAGATGTCCTAGAACCGTAAAAGAAAATGCTAATATAAACCCCATTAAGTGCAATTTCTTTCTACATATCATAACTTCATAACTACATGAGCACAAATGAGAAGCTTTTGCATGTTATACTATCAGTGTCCACAGTTTCGAGAAATTTCATCGCCATAGATTTATTTACAATGTCCACTCTAAAAGCTATAAATTTTATGTTCCACGATGTTAATAGGAGGCATTGTCAAAAATGTTTCCTTCACCTATTCATCTATATCTATACTATCTATTCTAcatagattaaaaaaataattaaaaaaagctGTGAAGGAAGAATCTATACATTTCCATTTTGTCAttacttttttattaaattcattttcttcactTCACTAATGGAAACTTGAGAAGCAGTTGTTTGTATGTCAAGTGTTTTTTAGTCCAGTAAGCACAATTGATGCTAATAGGAGGCAACTATCCAAGTAAAAGCTATAAATTAAATTGGTGAATCCATTCACATACGTATGGTTGCGAtccataatataaaaaataatttaaaaatcatTGTCAATACATATATGGTCCTTTTCAAGTTATCAAGATGCAAGTGATACCATAAACTAGAACACTCGAACCACTATAAATAATGAAGATTAAAAAGTTTTGTTCTTCGTAAAGGAGCTACGGAACCATGTCATAATGAAGCTTTGAAAAAATCAAGAACTTATTTTAGACAATGAAGAGAAACTGTTATATATCCTTATATTTAATTATGCATAGTATACTATTGTGTTACAAATATTGGTTCAGTGATTGAAAATCTTTAGTTTACAATTAGGacaaatcgtgtataaaaagaaagaaatcaaaattcttgTTCCTATTTTATAAATGGGGTTATGGAAAAGAATGTTTTCCTATTTTGctcttaaaattttcaaaattttcataattttcataaACTATAAATTTTACATCCATCTCGCATGTTATGAACTAGTTTAAATAAATAGAACATCAAAACCATCTAGTTTACCTTACTCAGGTCTTTCCTCCAAATTGCAACTATCTCTGATACCTTGCTTGGAAGATAAGATCGAGCCATCAAAGCAGCTTCTGGAATCCGATTACTGTCAAAAAATTATACATACACATTGTATGTTTTTTaagttatataatataaaattaacttTATTCAACATGAGGATGATGTGCAAGaagatttttcttgttttttaccTTTCTACTAACAACTGAAGGCAGTCTTCCAATTTACCCAACATAAATAAACAAAGGAATGCAACGTTGTTCTTTCCTTGCTCCTTGGCAAGGGTTGCAAGTTGTGATATGCCTTGAGCGTCTCCTAGAGAAGAGTACAGCAATAACAAACCACTATAATCTACAGCATACTTCAAACATTCCTCGGCCATGTCCAACTGCAAATGAAACAAAGGGACAAATCAAGGAAACAAATGTCAATCGACATACACAAAAAATGAGCGCTTGCAACAGTTCAAAATGAGGAAAGGAACCTTTCCAATAGACATAGCCAATTCACCAAGCTGCTTCCACTTGGATTCACTCTGTACTTCAACTGCAATTTCCTGCAAGTAGGACAGTGAAACTTTTAATGGGCATgagaaagaaaaattttaatacTACATTTACACAGTTAACTCTATCCagaaaaattaaactaaataacgtaaataaataaaaatacatataaaagtTAAATATACCTTTGCAATCTCTAATCTACCGAGCTGTATTGCAAGATCAAATCTATAATCCAGATCACTAGCTACTTCCAGAGCTTCCTCTATCATACCTCGTGCTTCCAAGAAACGGGCCACACTAGCAAAGAACAGGATCAATTATCATACACCAAACTTTACTAGAAAGAAAAGTTGAAATCCATCGGGCACAACCAAGAACAAACTCCCACTCCAAGACTTTGGAATATACATACCACGCAAAAGATAGAGAAATCCCCAAGAAGCAAAAAGTTTGAGTATGACAACAAGAGCCCTTGGATATTCAGAATATTTTAGCACGTAAGGAGATAGTAAATACCcaagaagcaaaaaaaaaatgaaacaaaagaaaaaataaaataagttctTTTAAGAGACAACCCAGGGTATGAGGGCCCATCGATTCAAAATATTTCAGGTACAGATATCCCATGAGTTTCCATATGGTTAAATACTATAAGATTTTCCATTTGAAATATTGTCAAATGTTGGGTGTTGAATTAAACATTCAAGGGGGAAACTGAAGAAACAAAACACAGaaagggaaaaggaaacaaacaaCACAAATGAATCTCAGACTGCATCAGAACTTGCAGGAACCATCCACAACCATGGAAACAAATAATGGGGCAGTACCTTCATATCCAAACAAACCTAGCTTATCATGTACAAGCTAGGCTAAAAACCAAATATTATTGAACAGCAAAATATTCTCGACACTTCAATGAAAAACTTTAAACTCTTTGGACTATTACCTGTTACGATGCTCCTTGGGAATTGAAGGTAAGATTTCGTTGGCTCTTTCATAATCCCCACGCATTACAAGGGTCTTATACTCAATCAAGCTAAGAAGCAATGTGTATCCAACGACACTGCATCACAATAAATACCATCAAACTTCTGAACACAGATCATATCGAATCAAGATTCCATGACTCTACGGAAAGGACTACAGTTTCCATACTTGAACTCTTTGTCTATCAAATAGACCCGACTTTGGCTGGCAAGATATCCAAGCAAATACATGGGTCGATCCAAATGGAACATTGTGGTTACCTGAAATTATGATGTTATTTATCAAGTTAGATTTTGGCCATCAAATATATCTGCAAGTTGACAAAAGTAAACAACCAAATGCTGATCATTCACAGTACCTCGCCACCAACACAGTAGTTCAGTCTCCAGGAAGAGTTGTTGTAAATGAAGCAATCCCCAACCCAAAGGCCAGTCCTTGCCCGTTCATTCACTTCATGCAGGAGCTCAAATGCATCTTCAACCCCTTGTTCATCAACAGGCCTTCCACTATCTAAATAGGAAGAGACTGCATCACGCTGCAATATTCACTTCTGTTAGATGAGAAACGACTTTTAAGGCAATGCATCAATCCGTACATATAGAAATACATCAAAACAATGATGCAGTGAGAAGCAAGATTCAGATCCATATTGTGTAAGGAAACCAATTGAACTTCATCGACTTCTTGACGGCATAACAAGTATTCTTACATTGTACTTCAGGATATAAAATGATGTGTCACTGGCTATTGCCACCAAATCACCACTATCAGCCCAATAAAGGTTCTGGAAATAGTCaattaatcataaaaggaaTTAGAACCATATtgtaaaagaaatggaaaaccaGCTAACAAATGCAAAATGTACCAACCTTCACATTTACATCAATACGGCGGATCAGTCTGCACTCTGCCCAATCATAGAAACATATAAAATCGTTGGAACACATGGCTAACAGAGTTCCTCCATAGATGTGCTCGGCTGAAAAGGTAGGTCGGATACTCCTCTTTTCCTGAAAAGTTAGTTCTAGTTAACTCCACTATCTAACAATGGAACAACATAAAATAATGATAGTTCTTTAAAAAAGCACAATAGTTGTTTGAAATTCAAACACATTAAAtagtttttataaaaaaaaatagacttATTTTACTGAGTAATTTAGTATCCTTGCACTTGAATGCTATAAACTCAGATGTTGCAGTAAAACCTATAGTGGGTTTCTAACCACATTCTCTAAGAATTCACTTACTCCTCCAATATCAAGTCATGAACTTATCGTAGAAGGCACAAGTACCAGTAACAAGTAGTTTTATATATACAACAGCTCATGATATTCATATTCATTTATTCCATGTTTTTAAATCATGTAGGCCCCATATGATTATTTTCAATAAAAGACCAACTTCACATACATGATATAGATCTCATAGAATTAACTATCCTAGCTGTACATATCCATGAGGCTGTTGTAAAACACCCAAGTGCCATTGAGTTCTTCAAAGCACTTGGTGTAAGAAGAATAATTATAATTTCCAATCTGTAACTATGCTCTTCAGCACCTAAGAGTGTGCATCCATATGCATGTGCATAGCCAAAAGGATCAGGAAATTcattttccaaaaagaaaatcacATTAATATCTTTCACCACTaaagcaacaaaaaaaaagtgaaaagtCCTATGATGAGAATAAACATAAACCTGAAAATTTTTACTGAAAATTTTGATCTTCGATGTACTTTCTCTCACAGCATATTCTCCATCAGCCGACCAAACGAACTCCAAAGCGGAACCAAATGATCTGTTTCTCCATGCAAGAGCAGTATATATAATATACTCACCATCTCCACAAACAACAACAAATCTCCCATTGGGATTGTGCTTCAAGTTCTGTAAGACATGAAGCAGAgagtttaaaatataaatataagaaATGAGACTGTAGCTATACTATTTAAATGAAAAAGGTTGGTCAGCCATGCAAGGTGCAACAATAGTTATAAGTTATAAATTTCTGCAAAGACTGCAATCAAAAGGTCCCACCACGACCATGCAAAACaaacttaaaataaatattctCTAAGATGTCTCCTCTCGATGGTATTGATACTTAGATAACCAAAAGTGCCCAAAGGCAAATACACAATCCTCTCCTCCACGGAGAATTTACTTCAAAAACAAGTTAGCCTCTCACTCTAACAAACAATTATTTACGTACACACTAACTGGAAAACAGCCCCCAACTCCCTCACCCAAATGGTCCCCACAAATATTCTCTCATCTCACTCAACACTTCCCTCCCCAGCAGCACCGGTTTCACCTCCATTGACCTTTTTGCCCCTTCTTTGATATGTAACTTGAATTGGTAGCCAAACATATTCTACCCGTGGTATATGAATTAATGTAACTATCAAGTAACTACAACTCTACAAGAAACTATAATTGGGAATTGAACTCAGAATCAACAACTTCATTGACTTAGAATAAAACATAACAGTAGCAGAAACAGGGGCCAAGAACCTAAGAAAAGTTCTTGAGAGGTtctgaactaaaattcagcaaACACAGGCAAAAGCGGTGTTCATGGAAAGTGCTCGtgtatattaaaaatattgacATACACATCTCCtataaacattatatatattgaaaatattaaaatgcaGATCTCCTATAAATGGCAATATATTGCCAGAATAAGCATGCAAAAGTACAAACATCACTGGAGGCTACAATCAAAGGTTTTTTATAAGATAAAGGAATAGCTCCAGCCAATTCATGACAAAATATACAAAGAATTCAAACGCAGATGTAAAATAACTTACTTGAGGATAAAGATCACAGGTTCCCATCTCCTTAACAGCTAAAGGCAATCTCTCTCCATCAGTAACCTATGAAGCAAAAAAAGCACACAACTAAGGCCACACCAGAAACAATTTAATGATCAATAAAAGGTTACAAATAAAACCATTCCAGACCTCAAAGTCCGCTCCCACACTTTTGATGTTTACTGTTTGAATTTCATTATGCTTAGCCCATATTATCTTTCCACCATTGTCCATACTTGCAATAGGTACTTCCCGGCCAAGTTTTACCATAATAGTTCCTTCATCATAACCAATCACAACCCTGTAGGGAGTAGTATTTCAGGCAGGTTCAGGTCATTGTAAATTTTAAGAATTATAGAAATTTTTGGTTGAAACCCCATTGGAATTCTTCTTGATCATAACATCATGTTAATTTAACCAATACCATAGGAGGATGGGTATGGTATGGTAGGGATCTCAagttaatgttttaaaaaaatagaaataaaggTATAGTATTCAAAAATCCTACACCAGGAC encodes:
- the LOC103489926 gene encoding coatomer subunit beta'-2-like isoform X1, which produces MPLRLAIKRKLAQRSERVKSVDLHPTEPWILASLYSGTVCIWNYQSQTMVKSFEVTELPVRSAKFIPRKQWVVAGADDMFIRVYNYNTMDKIKVFEAHTDYIRCVAVHPNLPYVLSSSDDMLIKLWDWDKGWMCTQIFEGHSHYVMQVTFNPKDTNTFASASLDRTIKIWNLGSPDPNFTLDAHQKGVNCVDYFTGGDKPYLITGSDDHTAKVWDYQTKSCVQTLEGHTHNVSAVCFHPDLPIIITGSEDGTVRIWHSTTYRLENTLNYGLERVWAIGYMKSSRRVVIGYDEGTIMVKLGREVPIASMDNGGKIIWAKHNEIQTVNIKSVGADFEVTDGERLPLAVKEMGTCDLYPQNLKHNPNGRFVVVCGDGEYIIYTALAWRNRSFGSALEFVWSADGEYAVRESTSKIKIFSKNFQEKRSIRPTFSAEHIYGGTLLAMCSNDFICFYDWAECRLIRRIDVNVKNLYWADSGDLVAIASDTSFYILKYNRDAVSSYLDSGRPVDEQGVEDAFELLHEVNERARTGLWVGDCFIYNNSSWRLNYCVGGEVTTMFHLDRPMYLLGYLASQSRVYLIDKEFNVVGYTLLLSLIEYKTLVMRGDYERANEILPSIPKEHRNSVARFLEARGMIEEALEVASDLDYRFDLAIQLGRLEIAKEIAVEVQSESKWKQLGELAMSIGKLDMAEECLKYAVDYSGLLLLYSSLGDAQGISQLATLAKEQGKNNVAFLCLFMLGKLEDCLQLLVESNRIPEAALMARSYLPSKVSEIVAIWRKDLSKVNPKAAESLADPEEYPNLFDDWQVALSVESRAAQDRGVFPPAEKYGNLVDKPYTTLVEAFRSMEIEGHLENGDIDHEDAEQNGGEEEEKHIEENNGDESQEEGEGIVVDADSTDGAVLVNGSEADEEWGKNTPSA
- the LOC103489926 gene encoding coatomer subunit beta'-2-like isoform X2, which gives rise to MPLRLAIKRKLAQRSERVKSVDLHPTEPWILASLYSGTVCIWNYQSQTMVKSFEVTELPVRSAKFIPRKQWVVAGADDMFIRVYNYNTMDKIKVFEAHTDYIRCVAVHPNLPYVLSSSDDMLIKLWDWDKGWMCTQIFEGHSHYVMQVTFNPKDTNTFASASLDRTIKIWNLGSPDPNFTLDAHQKGVNCVDYFTGGDKPYLITGSDDHTAKVWDYQTKSCVQTLEGHTHNVSAVCFHPDLPIIITGSEDGTVRIWHSTTYRLENTLNYGLERVWAIGYMKSSRRVVIGYDEGTIMVKLGREVPIASMDNGGKIIWAKHNEIQTVNIKSVGADFEVTDGERLPLAVKEMGTCDLYPQNLKHNPNGRFVVVCGDGEYIIYTALAWRNRSFGSALEFVWSADGEYAVRESTSKIKIFSKNFQEKRSIRPTFSAEHIYGGTLLAMCSNDFICFYDWAECRLIRRIDVNVKNLYWADSGDLVAIASDTSFYILKYNRDAVSSYLDSGRPVDEQGVEDAFELLHEVNERARTGLWVGDCFIYNNSSWRLNYCVGGEVTTMFHLDRPMYLLGYLASQSRVYLIDKEFNVVGYTLLLSLIEYKTLVMRGDYERANEILPSIPKEHRNSVARFLEARGMIEEALEVASDLDYRFDLAIQLGRLEIAKEIAVEVQSESKWKQLGELAMSIGKLDMAEECLKYAVDYSGLLLLYSSLGDAQGISQLATLAKEQGKNNVAFLCLFMLGKLEDCLQLLVESNRIPEAALMARSYLPSKVSEIVAIWRKDLSKVNPKAAESLADPEEYPNLFDDWQVALSVESRAAQDRGVFPPAEKYGNLVDKPYTTLVEAFRSMEIEGHLENGDIDHEDAEQNGGEEEEKHIEENNGDESQEEGEGIVVDADSTDGAVLVNGSEADEEWVITAHK